gaTATATTTCCAAGTTTCTAAAAATTACttgatatataatatcttaCGAGAGAAGATTAtgaagtttgttttatttactcAACTTGGTAAAAACACGagagttatttttaataaaatatttacacctaaaaaaaaaatggaattcaATAAGAAAGTAATGTTTATTTCTTACAACAAAGAAATATTTGTTTAGAGCTTTGGTTTTTATggtttagttatcattttttagtCGTAAAACAAGTAACGAGTAATATCAAGGCGAGTcgtaactttttttgtgatactTGTTACTTGCCTTATACTTGCAAGTAGCAAAACTCAACGACTTGATACTTGACTTGACAACGACGAGTACTTGAAAAAACGAGGCGAATACGAGTAAAGTAGCAGGTATAAGACAAGTAACAAGTATTCGTGCCCAGCCCTAGAAGAGACTATTATTAGTTTAAACTAAACACAGTTCTTTCTGCTCAGacatgtttgtgtgtgtgtgtttctgCCCTGACGATTCCGTTTCATCCTGAAACCGAGTTCCAAGAGCCAAGAAGTCAAGACCAGTGTTACAACCGATTTGTGTAGTTCGGGTGAGGAAGAATAGCAATTCTCTTTTGTTTGAACCCAAGAACTTTAGAGACCATCAACTTGGGAATAGAGGACTCCGTGGAGGCTATTTTAAGCCTCACCAGACATGGATGAGGAGCTTTATACTCCAGGGCAAAACTTTCTTGGCCCTAGATGTGAAACCACACAAGAAATGGTTGGTAAATCAAAATCCGGCCTCGAGGAAGATTAGTAGCTGTAAAAGAAGTAGAAGCTTGAAAGATAAAAATAAGCTAATTGGCTTATAATACAAATACACTACTCAGGTTAACTTTTGCTAAAGTTTCATATATAAACTACTGACTAAAATTCAAACAATGTAATCACATCTTTTCTTATTCCTACTCAGAAGTCGTCGGTGTGATTAAACATGACTGATGATATTAAACCTTGCACAAACTCTCTCTTCTTGATCTTCTCTAGTAGCTCAGTATCTGACAAGGGTGACAACGATTTCCCCTCTCTGCAAACAAAGCCAATGGTCAAAATATAGCTTCAGACAAGGTGACACAATGCACACAGAatcaataaaacattaaaagttGCTTACTTTTCTGTTGAATCTTTGGTAAGGCACTTTTCTTGTGTGTTTGCTCCACTTGATAAATCAGGCAGTACAAGCTTGGGCTGGTTTGGTGACGGCGGGTTGTAGTAGACAAACGATAGTAACGAGTCAGGAACACCTTTTGAAGCATGATTAGTAGACAGTGGCCCATCGATTAGAGACTGTACATACTTCTTTTTCCCTGGAGAAAGTGCTGAATAAGACTCATCCTTGTAAAGTCTCTGCTTTTTTTCAAGGTAAAACTTTTGTCAAGGAACCCAAATGAACTGATTTAACCATACCATCAATTATCTAATAAAGATGACtcaattaaataaacaaaaggatATCTTGAGAACATCTCTATGCTGAGTGGTTATGTGATCAACCATAGCATCTTCACTCGTTTGCTACAAACCGGACATACCTACATAACACAAAACCAAAGCTGATAATTACATTCCAGATAAATCCTGAACCGGTCTAAGTTTCTAAATGTGCGTTCTTTTAACTCCAAACTGTTCACAACGGCAAAGTGTCTCCAAGTTAACTAAGATCCAGGATGTACTCTTATTGCAAAAAATCACTAGAGGACAATGAACAATTAGACAACTAACTGATTCATGCGAAGCCTCCTCGATGTCTAACTAGAAGAAGAGTAAATGAATGTAAACTGTGATTACCCCATTGTTAGCATCTAGGTGATGCTCTTCGTCGATATGGTGACACAACtcaactaaatcataatcaTCTGTGTAAAACGGGCACTGATAGTCCACTtccatttcatcatcttcttcaacatCTTCAAACTCAATACATGAACCTAAAAGAAGAAcataaaccctttttttttttttgatcaaagaagaacataaaccctaaaaaccaAAACTTTAAGCTATATCCAATCTGAGAAAGAGGGGACTTTTGAAGCTAACCAGAGTGATACTTGATAAGTTCTTCTAACCGATACTTCTTGGAAGAATCAAACCCACAAATGTCTAACAAATCTTCTTCCATTTTGATTCTGAATCCAAAAGGACAAAGAAATCTCAGATCACTTTTGTAATTAAAAGCTTGTGGATTTATATCACCTGTCAAAGTACATTGGGATGTTAAGCTTCTTTCTTACAAGAAAGTGGCGAGACACGAATCTTGTTCATGGGAAGTCTTTAATGACTAAACCACCCTTAGTTGGTCAAGCTCTTACTCTGTGTCTGTGCAAGTCGGAAGTCTGAACTACCGTCCTTGTTGACTTTTAGCCGCCTCTAGTCCACATGGAATTTAATGGCGTTTGCGCCATTTTGCATTTTTCTAAGTGCGTcatcgtctttttttttttttcatcaagaGTTATATTATTAACTGAAGGGCTAAGCCCAAGATTACAAAGCCCAGCCGAAAGGCAACTAATGAACATAAAACAAAGGCCTCAAGCCCACATCGGAAACTCTAGAATCCACTAACGAAGGGTCACCGTCGTTCCCGTGAGCCACCGGCTCGAACCACAACGAGACCCCCACAACCCACTAACCCCCGGTGAAacatccatcgatcgatccaccGGTACAACCCGAGCTCGACAGCTCCATATCATCTTCACTGCAGCCGCCTTCAACACAGAGATTCTATCATCGGAGAGATCGATCGCAAATACGAGATCACCTCCGCTACCATTGATCACCACCACCAAGAAGAAGGCTTCACACAAACATCTCCAAATACCACCGGAGAGCATCAATCGTCATCAGACGAGAGCTCCTCCATCAGAACAACACCGACatcataaaaccaaaaaaacctaAAACGGAACTAGGTAAACCCGAGATCAAACTAAGGAAACCAAAGACGGCAGCGCGGAGCTTTGCGAGCCTCCACTCTCCGTGACCAAAAGCCGGCGAAGGCGGAGCTGTGTGAGTCTCCCCTTCCCGGAAGCTAGAATCGGCGACGGTGGATCTAAGTAAGCCTCCACCTCCCGAAAAGAAACCGACGACGACGGATCTAGAGTAGCCTCCATCTCCCGGAGCCAGTACCTGAACATGCAAACCGCTCCATGTAACCCGAAGCCTCCAATCGATCGCGTCGTTACTCCAACCACCGAGCCACCAATAACGGTTGGTTGCGGCACCAGAGCTTAGACAAAACGATCTTGGGGGACGGTACAGATGaagcaaaaggaaaaaaaaaaaaaaagaagaggctCCAGCGTCGGCACagacgctcacgcgccggccgaACGCCGGATCCCAAACTCAGATCTGGTTTCTCTCTCTTAAACTCTCTCTCTtagttaatgtttttttttaccttaaTCAACTAATGTTTGCGTCATCGTCTTAAAACGTGTACTCCATACACTTTATTCACGAGTAACTAATTGTACTATAGTAGTAATAAACCAAGTGGCTAAAACGCccaatatctaaaatatattctattaaaacaacagCGTAATCCATTGATATAGGTTCAATCCAATAACTATTTTTCCCCATAacctacttttaaaaaaaaaataaaccaattcTTTTATAACTACATCTAAATCTACCTATTTCTTCCTTTTATGAAacctcttctttttttcctatATTCTAGAAACcctcataactttttttttttgacaataaGAACACTTCCAATGGAGGTTCTATCCATTGGAGTTCTAAAAATTCATATGTGTATAAGTATATGCtgtatatgtgtatgtatatgTGGAGTCCATAATTTTGTGGAGAACCCCACCTTTAAGGTTCTAAAagcttttttttaagaaccttgAAGGTGGAGTTCTccacaaaataaaaaaccaCACACCTACATacacatatacaatatatacttatacacaTGAATTTTTAGAACTCCAATGGATAAAATCCCCCATTAGAGGTGCTCTAAGAACCCGTAACTATCATCTATGagaacttataatttatttatttcattttaagattgttttgtttaattaacCAATGCAGATtctgtaaaaattatattttattctcaGTGTAGAGATCTTTGACGGGGGTGGTTTGCCGTGACTTCTTTCTACTCAGTTAAAAACGCAGAATGttgaaaaaattatgtataGTGTTAGTTTGTGTAAAATCTGTTATGAAAGTCAAAAAAGAGACacgttgaaaatataaaagatgcgGGACCTGTTGTACTATTTGTACAGTGAATCTTATTTTTTAACAACGATTGATTTTGATCGTTTATAACTCGTACTTCacacttctcttctctctataataaactctctctaTCATATATCAGTGTTATTtctttctacgggtataaattaaaattttgccCTACTTAAAATTTcacgatacaataaaattccgGTTCTTTTcgtaacacgttatcagcacgatcgttctctaatttggtaaaatttatgtgtatcatttatacctgctataatggtcggtataccacCTATACTataatttatatcatgttataatggccggaataccgcatatattatttattagtagcttaattaatttattggtcggccggaccgccttatattatgtttattgttaattggtcggccgagccgccttatattacgtttattgttaattggtcgcccgagccgccttatattctatt
The window above is part of the Brassica napus cultivar Da-Ae chromosome C3, Da-Ae, whole genome shotgun sequence genome. Proteins encoded here:
- the LOC106435608 gene encoding LOW QUALITY PROTEIN: protein DEHYDRATION-INDUCED 19 homolog 5 (The sequence of the model RefSeq protein was modified relative to this genomic sequence to represent the inferred CDS: inserted 1 base in 1 codon) — its product is MYFDRIKMEEDLLDICGFDSSKKYRLEELIKYHSGSCIEFEDVEEDDEMEVDYQCPFYTDDYDLVELCHHIDEEHHLDANNGVCPVCSKRVKMXMVDHITTQHRDVLKISFWKKKYVQSLIDGPLSTNHASKGVPDSLLSFVYYNPPSPNQPKLVLPDLSSGANTQEKCLTKDSTEKEGKSLSPLSDTELLEKIKKREFVQGLISSVMFNHTDDF